Proteins from one Chroococcidiopsis sp. CCMEE 29 genomic window:
- the hxlB gene encoding 6-phospho-3-hexuloisomerase translates to MNVIFEDMELVRHPQQISEYYTPMQAIFTQAIGLVLAENQRVLQAIAYPAVEQLAQKIMNVERIFVIGEGRSGLAIRMAAMRLMHLGCQVYVVGETTTPSIRSTDLLIACSGSGSTETVCAIAAKAKAIGAYLVGVTVNKQSLLGQLVDLPIELAAATKQDFDNVQSQQFAGSLFEQSTLLFFDTLFYVLSQMLNKNAQLLLALHANLE, encoded by the coding sequence ATGAACGTTATTTTTGAAGACATGGAGTTAGTCAGACACCCCCAGCAAATCTCCGAGTACTATACACCAATGCAAGCAATTTTTACTCAAGCCATTGGATTAGTTTTGGCAGAAAATCAGCGCGTACTGCAAGCGATCGCTTATCCAGCAGTCGAGCAACTAGCGCAAAAAATTATGAATGTCGAGCGAATATTTGTAATCGGTGAAGGTCGTAGCGGCTTGGCGATCCGGATGGCGGCAATGCGACTGATGCATTTGGGCTGCCAAGTTTACGTCGTGGGTGAAACGACGACACCATCGATTCGATCCACCGATTTATTAATCGCTTGCTCAGGATCGGGCAGTACTGAAACTGTGTGTGCTATCGCTGCTAAAGCAAAGGCAATAGGAGCATACCTTGTAGGAGTGACGGTCAACAAGCAATCTTTGTTAGGTCAACTTGTCGATCTCCCAATTGAACTAGCGGCGGCGACGAAGCAAGATTTTGATAATGTCCAATCGCAACAATTTGCAGGTTCTTTGTTTGAGCAATCAACCCTACTATTTTTTGATACTTTGTTCTATGTTCTGTCGCAGATGCTCAATAAAAATGCTCAGTTACTCTTGGCTTTGCACGCCAATTTAGAGTAA
- the cysK gene encoding cysteine synthase A, which translates to MRIAKDITELIGCTPLVQLNNIPPAEGCVAQIVVKLESMNPSASVKDRIGVSMIDAAEQEELISPEKTTLVEPTSGNTGIALAMAAAAKGYRLILTMPDTMSIERRSMLRAYGAELELTPGFEGMSGAIHRALAIVDTTPHAYMLQQFRNPANVRIHRETTAEEIWSDTDGQVDMMVAGIGTGGTITGVAEIIKARKPSFQAIAVEPANSPVLSGGQPGAHKIQGIGAGFIPQVLRVELIDEVIAVTDEEAIAYSQRLAKEEGLLSGISSGAALCATIRVAQRPENKGKLIVMIQPSFGERYLSTPLFQDLEPRVPTIV; encoded by the coding sequence ATGCGTATCGCCAAAGACATTACAGAATTAATCGGTTGTACTCCCCTGGTGCAGCTGAACAACATTCCGCCAGCCGAAGGTTGTGTAGCGCAAATTGTGGTGAAACTGGAAAGCATGAACCCTTCTGCCTCAGTCAAAGATCGAATTGGTGTTAGCATGATTGATGCCGCAGAGCAAGAGGAATTAATTAGTCCAGAAAAGACGACTTTAGTCGAACCCACTTCAGGAAATACTGGAATTGCCTTGGCAATGGCGGCAGCTGCGAAAGGGTATCGCTTGATCTTGACGATGCCAGATACAATGAGCATTGAACGACGATCAATGTTGCGGGCTTATGGAGCCGAACTAGAACTTACGCCAGGATTTGAAGGTATGAGCGGTGCAATTCATCGAGCGCTGGCAATAGTTGACACAACACCCCATGCTTATATGCTGCAACAGTTTCGTAACCCAGCTAACGTGCGGATTCACCGAGAGACAACAGCAGAGGAAATCTGGTCAGATACAGATGGGCAAGTAGATATGATGGTGGCTGGAATCGGCACTGGGGGAACGATTACCGGCGTAGCAGAGATAATTAAAGCACGGAAACCAAGTTTTCAAGCGATTGCTGTTGAACCTGCTAATAGCCCAGTTTTATCGGGAGGACAACCGGGAGCGCACAAAATTCAGGGTATTGGTGCTGGGTTTATTCCCCAAGTTCTTAGAGTTGAATTGATCGATGAAGTAATTGCCGTTACTGATGAGGAAGCGATCGCTTACAGTCAGCGGTTGGCAAAAGAAGAAGGTCTACTCTCTGGCATCTCCTCTGGTGCAGCATTATGTGCAACAATCCGCGTAGCTCAGCGCCCGGAGAACAAAGGAAAATTAATTGTAATGATTCAGCCGAGCTTTGGCGAGCGCTACTTGAGTACGCCATTGTTTCAAGATTTAGAGCCACGAGTACCTACTATTGTGTAA
- a CDS encoding sensor histidine kinase has translation MYTEWVMLVSCGSFAVLESIKGQHLPIQHISILVLLCLMGWMMPTGKSPLKILYTLAETSLIFYGATLGYLHILPTLYLIVFIRSCFLFGTIGRWAVATLSFGLFLIHQTRYVQNMAVQLPQLEEQFWMHLIAETLMFGLGLFLVLKLINTLLSERQVQDELTTAHEQLRHYAFQAEELAAVQERNRIARDIHDSLGHALTALNVQLQTAVMIWQEQPARAESFVQQARRLGTIAMQEVRKSVQALREDHQTEQSLTEMIASLVDNFRQGSGIETQMQITGNESVSPTIVKALYRIVQEALTNIYKHAQATAVAVEIETTAERVRLRVVDNGRGVDQDCGNGTGYGLQVMQERVAALGGKFVLETEPEKGCRIQVEVPLSTEATV, from the coding sequence ATGTACACCGAATGGGTCATGCTTGTAAGCTGCGGTTCTTTCGCCGTATTAGAATCCATCAAGGGACAACATTTACCGATTCAGCACATCTCCATCTTGGTCTTACTCTGCTTGATGGGATGGATGATGCCTACTGGTAAATCGCCGCTCAAAATTCTCTATACGCTGGCTGAAACGAGTTTAATTTTCTATGGAGCCACGCTAGGGTATCTGCATATTTTGCCAACACTGTATCTGATTGTGTTTATTCGCAGTTGCTTCTTGTTTGGCACGATTGGGCGCTGGGCAGTGGCAACGCTGTCGTTCGGACTGTTTCTGATCCATCAGACGCGCTATGTGCAGAATATGGCTGTGCAGTTGCCCCAACTGGAGGAGCAGTTTTGGATGCACCTGATTGCCGAAACACTGATGTTTGGGTTGGGGCTGTTCCTGGTGTTAAAACTGATCAATACGCTGCTGTCTGAACGGCAGGTACAAGACGAATTGACGACCGCTCATGAACAACTGAGGCACTATGCTTTTCAGGCAGAGGAGTTGGCAGCCGTTCAGGAGCGTAATCGGATTGCCCGTGACATTCATGATTCTCTGGGGCACGCGCTCACAGCATTAAATGTGCAACTCCAAACAGCCGTAATGATCTGGCAAGAGCAGCCAGCCCGAGCAGAATCGTTTGTGCAGCAAGCCCGACGGCTGGGGACGATCGCGATGCAAGAGGTGCGAAAATCGGTGCAGGCATTGCGTGAAGATCATCAAACTGAGCAGTCGTTGACGGAAATGATCGCGAGTCTGGTCGATAATTTTCGCCAGGGAAGCGGCATTGAAACGCAGATGCAAATAACAGGCAATGAGTCGGTATCTCCTACGATCGTGAAGGCGCTTTATCGGATTGTTCAGGAAGCACTGACGAATATCTATAAACATGCTCAGGCAACAGCAGTAGCAGTAGAGATCGAAACAACAGCCGAACGGGTGCGGCTCAGGGTTGTAGATAATGGGCGTGGCGTTGATCAGGATTGCGGTAACGGCACGGGCTATGGGTTACAAGTAATGCAGGAGCGAGTCGCTGCACTAGGGGGCAAGTTTGTCCTGGAAACAGAACCGGAAAAGGGCTGTCGCATTCAGGTAGAGGTGCCTTTGTCAACAGAGGCGACTGTGTAA
- a CDS encoding SAM-dependent methyltransferase, with protein sequence MSEAKEVKVSFTAKVMAAARAIETQRPDALFIDPFAEQLAGADAIQAAIPRLEEYEKRGRPFSSVRTRFFDDFLMNCSHDVRQVVLLGAGMDTRAFRLNWKAGTHIYEIDHSDVLHYKESVLAGIHPHCTRHSICADLKESRWSQLLLEQGYQSSEPSIWLLEGFLYYLNSTEVHNLLTKLKNMTILGSWFGTDVINSVVLNGPDEWAKYWQSSCDHPESFLANYGWKATAIQPGEKGASFGRFTYQFPDRSVPETQHIFFVTAYRQD encoded by the coding sequence ATGTCTGAAGCAAAAGAAGTTAAAGTCAGTTTTACCGCAAAAGTAATGGCTGCTGCTCGTGCGATCGAAACACAAAGACCTGATGCTTTGTTTATCGATCCCTTTGCTGAACAGTTAGCAGGTGCAGATGCAATTCAAGCTGCAATTCCTCGCTTGGAAGAGTACGAAAAACGGGGTAGACCGTTTAGTTCAGTTCGGACTCGATTTTTTGATGATTTCTTAATGAACTGCTCTCACGATGTCCGGCAAGTCGTTCTTTTAGGTGCAGGCATGGATACAAGAGCTTTTCGTTTGAATTGGAAAGCAGGAACCCACATTTATGAGATCGATCACAGCGATGTGCTGCATTATAAGGAATCAGTTTTAGCCGGGATTCATCCTCATTGCACTCGACATTCAATTTGCGCGGATTTAAAGGAATCACGTTGGTCTCAATTGCTGCTTGAACAAGGTTATCAATCTTCAGAACCTTCTATCTGGTTGTTAGAAGGATTTCTCTATTACCTGAACTCAACCGAAGTCCACAATTTACTAACAAAGCTCAAGAATATGACGATCTTGGGAAGTTGGTTCGGAACTGATGTGATCAACTCAGTCGTCTTAAACGGGCCTGATGAATGGGCTAAGTATTGGCAGTCAAGTTGCGATCACCCTGAGTCCTTCTTGGCGAACTATGGTTGGAAAGCAACCGCGATTCAACCTGGGGAAAAAGGTGCCTCTTTTGGCAGGTTTACTTATCAATTTCCAGACCGTAGTGTTCCTGAGACTCAACATATTTTCTTTGTCACAGCTTACAGGCAAGATTGA
- a CDS encoding MBL fold metallo-hydrolase: protein MFFRQLFDLESKTYTYLIADPKIQEVVLVDPVLEQVERDRNLLQELGFKLRYCLETHIHADHITGTAGEEKRWNPRFSGRDRASFIKLMTNLELPEPQKMMEAIPANEHCGNVASSQMLTSPTQH from the coding sequence ATGTTTTTTCGGCAGTTGTTCGATCTTGAATCCAAAACGTATACCTACCTGATTGCTGACCCAAAAATACAAGAAGTTGTTCTGGTCGATCCAGTTTTGGAACAAGTTGAGCGCGATCGCAATCTCCTTCAGGAGCTTGGCTTTAAGCTTCGGTACTGCCTAGAAACGCATATTCACGCCGACCATATAACTGGAACTGCTGGGGAAGAAAAGCGGTGGAATCCTCGGTTTAGCGGACGCGATCGCGCTAGCTTCATTAAACTAATGACCAACTTGGAGCTACCGGAGCCGCAAAAGATGATGGAAGCGATTCCTGCTAACGAGCATTGCGGTAACGTAGCTTCCTCTCAAATGCTAACTTCTCCTACTCAACATTAA
- a CDS encoding peroxiredoxin — translation MSLQLGSPVPNFTQASSTGEIDFYEWVGDSWVVLFSHPADFTPVCTTELGAVAKLKPEFDQRNVKVLALSVDDVESHKGWIGDIEETQTTQLNYPILADPDRKVSNLYGMIHPNANNTLTVRSVFIIDPQKKLRLTLTYPASTGRNFNEILRVIDSLQLTDNYQVATPADWKEGDDCVIVPSIKDPNELKQKFPKGYKEVKPYLRITPQPNK, via the coding sequence ATGTCCCTACAATTAGGCAGTCCAGTACCAAATTTCACTCAAGCGTCGAGTACTGGTGAGATCGATTTTTATGAGTGGGTAGGTGATAGCTGGGTTGTGCTATTTTCTCACCCAGCGGACTTCACACCTGTTTGCACGACTGAACTAGGTGCTGTTGCTAAACTTAAACCTGAATTCGATCAACGCAATGTTAAAGTACTGGCATTGAGCGTTGATGATGTCGAGTCTCACAAAGGATGGATTGGAGACATTGAAGAAACGCAAACTACCCAGCTTAACTATCCCATCCTGGCAGATCCAGATCGTAAGGTTTCTAACCTTTATGGCATGATTCATCCTAATGCCAATAATACCTTAACTGTTCGTTCCGTCTTTATCATTGACCCTCAAAAGAAGCTGCGGTTAACGCTTACCTATCCCGCGAGTACGGGTCGTAACTTTAATGAAATCTTGCGGGTAATTGACTCTTTACAGTTGACTGACAACTACCAAGTTGCTACTCCAGCCGACTGGAAAGAGGGAGATGACTGCGTTATCGTTCCTTCAATAAAAGATCCTAATGAGTTAAAGCAAAAATTTCCGAAGGGCTATAAAGAGGTCAAGCCTTATCTACGGATAACTCCGCAGCCGAACAAGTAG
- a CDS encoding NB-ARC domain-containing protein, which translates to MTLEEALAIVTAALAPRCLSKLQTDIFREAWNNQSYDEMARELNYEYSYIKDIGAELWQLLTQELGIKVRKPNLQEALTRYAQQEKIRNLPASSWRNRMDWGEAPDVSQFSGRQAQLDTLERWVMQDRCRLVAIVGIGGIGKTVLATQLAQQLADTKRFEVVVWRSLRQAPPLVDFLTQLMQAIAPDQSLPLRLDAMMLLLLEQLRSSRCLLILDNVEAILSSSELAGNYRPGYEDYGWLFQQLGQGRHQSTILLTSREIPAEVAIPEGPTAPIRVLRLECLSFEEGETILATKGLTFQAAQPQVRELIERYQGNPLALEIVATPIKELFDSNIAAFLAQERLLFKDIRDLLTQQFNRLSSLERQVMYWLAINREAVTAAQLQADLMPSVTQVALRDALVSLDQRSLIEKIKPTSAKPTVLMKLDCVSYTQQPVVMEYVTEQLIEQVCQEVEQAQIVYLRSHALIKAQAKDYVRDAQIRLIVQRILARLLEVQGGSENLKQLLLQLLRVQQLQARLQPGYFAGNVINLLRQLGADLSHLDFSNLTIWQADLRMMNLHGTNFSHADLSHSIFTQSISDILCVAFSPDAKHIATSHDSGEVCVWRVEDGQQTATFRGIASWINSLVFSPDGETLIISNADRIVKLLHIPSGRVRGELHGHTGAVLSVALSADGHLLASSGEDSTIKIWDMQTGKCLKTLEGHQGWLPALAFAPSRQTSTESYLLASGGSDRAIRLWDVQSGHTLHVFEGHTQGVLAVAFSPDGQTLASSSVDRTIRLWDAQTGQAIAVWQGHNNAAAWTLAFSPDGQTLASGGEDQTIKLWDVETGQCHRTLLGHTAVVQSIAYSPDGLVLVSATLNQSIRLWDAQTGQCLKTLQGYSKMVFCVVFHPDGRRLASCHGDKALRLWDVQTGDCLSCLQGHTDRIASVAFSPDGRLLASGSFDQTVRLWDVQSGKFLRAFRTHSWVSSVAFSSDGALLASSGIDRVVRLWDVRTGRCLRVIEPEVNWIPAVAFSPIEQHLASGNEDGTVKLWDVSNSQCLLTLEGHTRQAQAIAFDPTDRRLASGSDDCTVKLWDLQTGQCLQTLEGHTRAVASISFHPQGKLLASGGFDQNLKLWDLQQGTYISTLQGHTSPIRSVAFDPEGRWIVSSSEDGTIRLWDSCKGECWRVLTVDRPYEGMNILGVTGLTDAQKETLRVLGAIES; encoded by the coding sequence ATGACACTTGAGGAAGCATTGGCGATCGTCACGGCAGCTTTAGCGCCTCGATGCTTAAGCAAACTGCAAACCGATATTTTTCGAGAAGCCTGGAACAATCAGTCTTACGACGAGATGGCACGGGAACTGAATTATGAGTACAGCTATATCAAAGACATTGGCGCAGAACTATGGCAATTGCTCACGCAGGAATTAGGAATTAAGGTGAGAAAACCGAATTTGCAGGAGGCTCTGACACGGTATGCTCAACAAGAGAAAATACGCAACCTACCAGCATCGTCGTGGCGCAACCGTATGGATTGGGGAGAAGCACCTGATGTCTCTCAGTTTAGCGGACGACAGGCACAATTAGACACGCTAGAGCGCTGGGTAATGCAAGACCGTTGCCGATTAGTCGCGATCGTGGGTATAGGTGGCATCGGCAAAACGGTGCTAGCGACTCAATTGGCACAGCAACTTGCTGATACTAAGCGGTTTGAGGTAGTAGTATGGCGATCGCTGCGGCAGGCTCCACCCCTGGTCGATTTTCTCACTCAGTTGATGCAAGCGATCGCGCCCGATCAATCGCTTCCACTGCGGCTTGATGCCATGATGCTTCTGTTGCTAGAGCAGTTGCGCTCTTCACGCTGCCTGCTGATTCTAGATAACGTTGAGGCGATTTTGTCTAGTAGTGAATTGGCAGGTAATTACCGACCAGGCTATGAAGATTATGGTTGGCTGTTTCAGCAGTTGGGACAAGGACGACATCAGAGTACCATTTTACTGACGAGTCGCGAAATTCCCGCAGAGGTTGCTATCCCGGAAGGACCAACCGCACCTATACGGGTGCTACGGCTGGAATGTTTGTCGTTCGAGGAAGGAGAAACAATCTTAGCGACGAAGGGGCTTACTTTCCAAGCAGCACAACCGCAAGTGCGGGAATTAATTGAGCGCTACCAAGGTAATCCATTGGCGTTAGAGATTGTGGCAACGCCGATCAAAGAGTTATTTGATAGTAATATTGCAGCTTTTTTAGCCCAAGAGAGGCTGTTGTTTAAAGACATTCGCGATTTGCTAACACAGCAGTTCAATCGTCTCAGTTCGTTAGAACGACAAGTGATGTACTGGTTAGCAATCAATCGGGAAGCCGTGACCGCAGCACAGTTACAAGCAGATCTCATGCCCTCAGTTACTCAGGTAGCGTTGCGGGATGCACTAGTATCGCTCGATCAAAGATCGCTGATCGAAAAAATCAAGCCGACCTCAGCGAAGCCCACAGTGCTGATGAAGTTAGATTGCGTCAGCTATACTCAGCAGCCTGTGGTCATGGAATACGTTACAGAACAATTAATTGAACAGGTCTGCCAGGAAGTAGAGCAGGCACAGATCGTCTACCTGAGAAGCCATGCCCTGATCAAGGCGCAGGCAAAAGACTATGTGCGAGACGCACAAATACGGCTGATTGTACAGCGCATTTTGGCGAGACTACTAGAGGTGCAGGGTGGCAGTGAAAACCTGAAGCAACTGCTGCTGCAACTACTGAGGGTTCAGCAATTACAAGCGCGATTGCAGCCAGGGTACTTTGCTGGAAATGTGATTAATTTGCTGCGCCAGCTGGGAGCAGATCTGAGCCATCTGGACTTCTCAAATTTAACGATTTGGCAGGCAGATTTGCGAATGATGAATTTGCATGGGACGAATTTTAGTCATGCTGACCTGAGCCACTCTATTTTCACCCAATCTATTAGCGATATTTTATGCGTTGCCTTTAGTCCTGACGCTAAACATATTGCCACTAGTCACGATAGCGGTGAAGTCTGTGTGTGGCGAGTGGAAGACGGGCAACAAACCGCGACTTTTAGGGGAATTGCGTCCTGGATCAACTCGCTCGTGTTCAGTCCAGATGGTGAAACTCTTATCATCAGTAATGCAGACCGAATCGTGAAACTGTTGCATATTCCGTCTGGAAGAGTTCGAGGCGAATTACACGGGCATACGGGTGCAGTTTTGAGTGTTGCCCTCAGTGCAGATGGTCACCTCCTTGCCAGTAGCGGCGAAGACTCAACAATCAAAATCTGGGATATGCAGACTGGGAAGTGTCTAAAAACCCTGGAAGGACATCAGGGCTGGCTGCCTGCGCTTGCCTTTGCTCCTTCTCGCCAAACTTCAACTGAGAGCTATCTCTTAGCTAGTGGAGGTAGCGATCGCGCCATCCGGTTATGGGATGTTCAATCAGGGCATACCTTGCATGTCTTTGAGGGACACACGCAAGGGGTGTTAGCTGTGGCATTTAGCCCGGATGGTCAGACTCTGGCAAGTTCGAGTGTTGATCGCACGATTCGCCTCTGGGATGCTCAAACGGGGCAAGCGATCGCGGTTTGGCAAGGGCACAACAATGCTGCAGCCTGGACACTTGCCTTTAGTCCCGATGGTCAAACGTTAGCCAGTGGCGGTGAAGACCAGACTATTAAGCTGTGGGATGTCGAAACTGGGCAATGTCATCGCACCTTGCTAGGGCATACGGCTGTGGTGCAATCGATCGCATACAGCCCCGATGGGCTTGTCTTGGTCAGTGCTACGCTCAACCAATCGATCCGCCTCTGGGATGCACAGACTGGACAATGCCTCAAGACATTGCAGGGATACTCCAAAATGGTGTTCTGCGTTGTATTCCATCCAGATGGGCGAAGGCTGGCAAGCTGTCATGGCGACAAAGCTTTGCGGTTGTGGGACGTACAAACCGGAGATTGTCTGAGTTGTTTGCAAGGACACACCGACCGCATCGCATCCGTAGCTTTTAGTCCAGATGGTCGGCTGCTGGCAAGCGGGAGTTTTGATCAAACCGTTCGCCTGTGGGATGTCCAGAGTGGTAAATTTTTACGCGCTTTCCGCACCCATAGTTGGGTGAGTTCAGTTGCCTTTAGTTCAGATGGGGCATTGCTTGCAAGTTCTGGTATCGATCGAGTCGTTCGCCTGTGGGATGTTCGTACTGGTAGATGTCTTCGAGTAATTGAGCCAGAGGTTAACTGGATTCCAGCCGTAGCATTTAGTCCAATCGAGCAACATTTAGCCAGTGGCAATGAGGACGGAACCGTGAAGCTTTGGGATGTTAGTAATTCTCAATGTCTCTTGACCTTAGAAGGACACACGAGACAGGCGCAGGCAATCGCATTTGACCCCACAGATCGGAGGCTTGCTAGTGGCAGCGATGACTGTACCGTGAAGTTATGGGATCTGCAAACCGGACAGTGCCTTCAGACCTTAGAGGGGCATACCCGCGCGGTTGCGAGCATTAGCTTTCATCCCCAAGGAAAACTACTTGCCAGTGGCGGTTTCGATCAGAACCTCAAACTTTGGGATTTACAGCAGGGAACCTATATCAGTACTCTGCAAGGGCATACGAGTCCGATTCGGTCGGTGGCGTTCGATCCAGAGGGGCGTTGGATAGTCAGCAGTAGTGAGGATGGCACGATTCGGCTCTGGGATAGCTGCAAAGGTGAATGTTGGAGAGTCTTAACTGTTGATCGTCCTTATGAAGGAATGAATATCTTAGGCGTGACGGGATTAACTGACGCACAAAAAGAGACGTTGCGGGTATTGGGCGCAATAGAAAGTTAG
- a CDS encoding response regulator transcription factor, whose amino-acid sequence MIRILIVDDQSLICEGLQTMLDLQPDLQVVGTASNGEIAVAQVATLQPDLVLMDVRMPLMDGRAATRTVCKQFPNVKVLVLSTFDDDQYIAESIRAGAKGYLLKDMPAQELVQAIRLAYQGYAQLAPGLLDKLIKQPWGMAKPTASPELEMLTRREQEVLQLITNGATNREIAEQLFITEGTVKTHVTHLLNRLNCKNRAQLAIIANSVFADEKS is encoded by the coding sequence ATGATCCGTATTTTAATAGTGGATGATCAAAGCCTGATTTGTGAGGGACTGCAAACAATGCTGGATTTGCAGCCAGATTTGCAGGTGGTGGGGACTGCTAGCAATGGCGAGATAGCGGTCGCGCAGGTTGCAACGCTACAGCCTGATTTGGTACTGATGGATGTGCGAATGCCCTTGATGGATGGCAGAGCTGCAACCCGAACAGTCTGCAAACAATTTCCCAATGTAAAAGTACTAGTCCTCAGTACGTTTGATGACGACCAGTACATTGCCGAATCGATTCGGGCGGGTGCAAAAGGTTATCTCTTAAAAGATATGCCCGCACAGGAGCTAGTGCAGGCGATTAGACTGGCATATCAGGGCTATGCTCAATTGGCTCCAGGACTGTTGGACAAGCTGATAAAGCAACCTTGGGGCATGGCTAAGCCAACCGCTTCGCCGGAATTGGAGATGCTGACGCGTCGAGAGCAGGAGGTATTGCAGTTGATTACCAATGGAGCCACCAATCGAGAAATCGCTGAGCAGTTGTTTATCACTGAAGGCACTGTGAAGACTCATGTGACGCATTTGCTCAATCGGCTCAATTGCAAGAACCGCGCTCAGTTAGCGATCATTGCCAATTCAGTGTTTGCAGATGAAAAATCATAG
- a CDS encoding DUF4278 domain-containing protein — protein MKLRRYRGVFYEYTQSKEEMLGRQIERSRHLQPKTVSQPVQVLCYRGAFYFQKVRLSNLRLTSLEVAHLPNNSTHSDVSNWRCAMHIQRMGSLYKLYCLGWRNGSLQCFPPLQHWLLSIFLYYRRGFAEGSEWKQNKMKS, from the coding sequence ATGAAACTTCGTCGCTACCGAGGTGTGTTCTATGAGTACACTCAATCGAAGGAAGAGATGCTAGGACGACAAATTGAGCGATCGCGGCATCTCCAGCCTAAAACCGTTTCTCAGCCGGTACAGGTGCTGTGCTATCGCGGTGCTTTCTACTTTCAAAAGGTGCGATTGTCTAATTTGAGATTAACTAGTTTGGAAGTAGCGCATTTACCAAACAACAGTACGCACTCAGATGTAAGTAATTGGAGGTGTGCAATGCACATTCAACGGATGGGTTCCTTATACAAGCTCTACTGCTTGGGTTGGAGGAATGGCTCCCTGCAGTGCTTTCCCCCGCTTCAACACTGGTTGCTCAGTATTTTTCTTTACTACCGTCGAGGCTTCGCAGAGGGATCTGAGTGGAAGCAGAATAAAATGAAAAGTTAG
- a CDS encoding orotidine 5'-phosphate decarboxylase / HUMPS family protein: protein MKPYLWIAYDYTSTSQCLAMLDTILEKHPERDIIHEIGRPTLLHAALEGFPIVSEFRKRLNNNQMLVVDFKGYDVPYIAEGQYYYAAGTDLVTVMAAAPNEAIQEAIDGANIEQKRVAFDLMTCQDDDWKVKRAQELADLGASLVSCHTGWSEQAAGKNPYVLIGKVCQQLKYTSTQVIPMGGIKPSNIKDLKAYVEQIFAIAVGSAITRSNDPNLAIAQFQLEMNQLNSRPLSNAPWAAIER, encoded by the coding sequence ATGAAACCCTATCTTTGGATCGCTTACGATTACACCTCTACGTCACAGTGCCTAGCGATGTTGGATACAATTCTGGAAAAGCATCCAGAGCGAGACATTATTCATGAAATTGGCAGACCAACGCTGCTTCATGCGGCGCTAGAGGGATTTCCCATCGTTTCTGAATTCCGAAAGCGATTGAACAATAATCAAATGCTCGTAGTTGACTTTAAAGGTTATGACGTTCCTTACATTGCAGAAGGGCAGTATTACTATGCAGCTGGAACCGATTTAGTAACGGTAATGGCAGCGGCTCCAAATGAAGCGATTCAAGAAGCGATTGATGGTGCAAACATCGAGCAGAAACGAGTTGCTTTCGATCTGATGACTTGCCAAGATGACGACTGGAAAGTTAAAAGAGCCCAGGAGTTAGCAGATTTGGGAGCGAGCTTAGTCAGTTGTCATACCGGTTGGAGCGAACAAGCGGCTGGAAAGAACCCATATGTACTGATTGGAAAGGTTTGTCAACAACTGAAATATACCTCTACTCAAGTCATCCCCATGGGAGGAATCAAGCCCAGCAATATAAAAGACTTGAAAGCGTATGTCGAGCAGATTTTCGCGATCGCTGTCGGAAGTGCGATTACCAGAAGCAACGATCCCAACCTTGCGATCGCACAGTTCCAACTCGAAATGAATCAATTAAATTCACGTCCACTTTCTAATGCTCCGTGGGCAGCGATCGAACGATAA
- a CDS encoding FAD-dependent oxidoreductase yields MARPWHRIHFAGEHTAVTSGGMEAALESAERVVQELLLQVRSK; encoded by the coding sequence ATGGCACGACCTTGGCACCGTATTCACTTTGCTGGGGAACATACTGCTGTTACTTCTGGTGGAATGGAGGCAGCTTTAGAGTCAGCCGAACGAGTTGTACAAGAGCTTTTGTTACAGGTACGTTCAAAGTAG
- a CDS encoding FAD-dependent oxidoreductase, which translates to MPSVLVLGAGLSGLYAALLLERARIKVTVLEGRDRVGERVQTLDDLPGKPEAGAQVLSEKYSRLLKLAARYKIPLELQPKPSPQVLFHVNG; encoded by the coding sequence TTGCCCTCTGTCTTAGTTTTGGGGGCAGGGTTATCCGGCTTATATGCCGCATTACTCTTGGAAAGGGCAAGAATTAAGGTCACCGTATTGGAAGGGCGCGATCGCGTTGGTGAGCGTGTTCAGACTTTAGACGATTTACCCGGAAAACCAGAAGCCGGAGCCCAAGTATTGAGTGAGAAATACTCCCGTTTATTGAAGCTAGCTGCTCGCTACAAGATTCCTCTGGAACTTCAACCTAAACCTTCGCCGCAAGTGCTATTTCATGTCAATGGTTAA